A region of uncultured Carboxylicivirga sp. DNA encodes the following proteins:
- a CDS encoding aminoacyl-histidine dipeptidase translates to MGKLSHLEPKPVWTYFEEICQVPRPSKKEEKIIQYLLNFADKQGLEAKKDHVGNVLIKKPATTGMENNKPVVLQSHIDMVCEKNSDTKFNFETDAIRPFVDADWVTAEGTTLGADDGIGIAAQLALLSSNNVEHGPIECLFTIDEETGLTGAFELKEGFFDSRILLNLDSEDEGELFIGCAGGIDTIAEIPFSYEDAPHNAFAFKVTVSGLKGGHSGDDIEKGLGNANKILNRYLYEMQRDCEMRLSTIDGGNLRNAIAREASAVCIVPSKYKEQTRIALNILFHDVQMELKNTEPKLRMKLESVDLPAKIIDLSAQRNLINALYACPHGVIAMSQDIKGLVETSTNLASVKMTENNLVVTTSQRSSVESAKDDVANMVEAVFTLAGATVWHSDGYPGWTPNTESEILKITKDSYIRLFEKEPSVRAIHAGLECGLFLEKYPGMDMISFGPTIKGAHSPDERINIDTVQKFWDHLIDVLKNIP, encoded by the coding sequence AATTATCACATCTCGAGCCAAAACCAGTTTGGACTTACTTTGAAGAAATCTGTCAGGTGCCGAGACCCTCGAAGAAAGAAGAAAAAATTATACAGTATTTGCTCAATTTTGCAGATAAGCAAGGACTGGAAGCAAAAAAAGATCATGTTGGAAATGTTTTGATTAAGAAACCAGCTACGACAGGAATGGAGAACAATAAACCTGTTGTTTTGCAGTCGCATATCGATATGGTTTGTGAAAAAAACAGTGATACCAAATTTAATTTTGAAACAGATGCGATTCGTCCGTTTGTTGATGCAGATTGGGTAACCGCCGAAGGTACTACCCTGGGTGCTGATGATGGTATTGGAATAGCTGCTCAATTAGCCCTCTTATCTTCAAATAATGTTGAACATGGACCAATCGAGTGTTTGTTTACCATAGATGAAGAAACAGGTTTAACAGGAGCTTTTGAATTAAAGGAAGGTTTTTTTGATTCCCGCATTCTTTTGAATCTCGATTCAGAAGACGAAGGTGAATTATTTATTGGCTGTGCAGGAGGGATAGATACGATAGCAGAGATTCCATTCTCTTACGAAGATGCTCCGCATAATGCCTTTGCTTTTAAAGTGACTGTCTCTGGACTTAAGGGTGGACATTCGGGCGATGACATTGAGAAGGGGCTGGGTAATGCAAATAAAATCCTCAATCGGTATTTGTACGAAATGCAAAGGGATTGTGAGATGCGATTATCAACCATTGATGGAGGTAATCTTCGTAACGCCATTGCTCGTGAAGCCTCAGCAGTATGTATTGTACCATCAAAATATAAAGAACAGACTCGCATAGCACTTAATATCCTGTTTCATGACGTACAGATGGAATTGAAGAATACGGAACCAAAACTGCGTATGAAACTGGAGTCAGTTGATTTGCCGGCTAAAATAATTGATTTGTCAGCACAGAGAAACCTGATTAATGCATTATACGCTTGTCCGCATGGAGTGATTGCAATGAGTCAGGATATAAAAGGTCTAGTTGAAACTTCCACAAATCTGGCTTCTGTTAAAATGACTGAAAACAATCTTGTTGTTACAACCAGTCAACGTAGTTCGGTGGAAAGTGCAAAAGACGATGTAGCCAATATGGTAGAGGCAGTTTTTACGTTAGCAGGTGCTACCGTATGGCATTCAGATGGTTATCCGGGATGGACACCCAACACTGAAAGTGAAATACTTAAAATTACAAAGGATTCATACATCAGGTTGTTTGAGAAGGAACCATCTGTCAGAGCTATTCATGCCGGATTAGAATGTGGATTGTTTTTGGAGAAATATCCAGGAATGGATATGATTTCATTCGGCCCTACTATAAAAGGAGCACATTCTCCGGATGAACGAATTAATATTGACACCGTTCAGAAGTTTTGGGATCATTTGATCGATGTGTTGAAGAATATTCCCTGA
- a CDS encoding FeoB-associated Cys-rich membrane protein, with protein sequence MIQEILTYLVVAWAFYKVIIFFYRIFKPVKGATTCGSGGTCPSCDAKTQLFKDIKQGRFPTLMEDKIKV encoded by the coding sequence ATGATACAGGAAATCCTTACATATCTGGTTGTTGCGTGGGCTTTTTATAAGGTAATAATATTCTTTTACAGAATATTTAAACCTGTTAAAGGAGCCACTACTTGTGGATCTGGAGGTACCTGCCCTTCTTGCGATGCAAAAACTCAGTTATTTAAAGATATAAAGCAAGGAAGATTTCCAACACTTATGGAAGACAAGATTAAAGTTTAA
- the feoB gene encoding ferrous iron transport protein B, with translation MKLSELANGKEGVIVKVKGHGAFRKRILEMGFVKGKKVKVIKNAPLKDPIEYQILEYKVSLRRSEAELIEVVTEEEAIELGSQEYYGTIDDELLKKSATHKHKTINIALVGNPNCGKTTIFNFASGAKEHVGNYSGVTVDSKLATFYHRGYKFNIIDLPGTYSISAYTPEETYVREYILGEAPDIIVNVLDSSNLERNLFLTTQLIDLDLKVVAALNMYDELERKGDEFDHDKLGKMLGIPFVPTVGSKGRGLGRLFNKLIDVYEDKDDIVRHIHINYGELLENAIERIQPHLKIQSGDLKNRMSPRYIAIRALEKDNQLLDFLSKKEIYNDLIVEIDKQINKIEKRTGEDTETLITDAKFGFVAGALKETFKEKPRTRRRKTELIDNVLTHKYLGFPFFIFFMWFMFMTTFRLGEYPMNWIDAGVGTLSDFLTNVMPEGSFKHLLIDGIIGGVGGVIIFLPNILILFLFISFMEDTGYMARAAFIMDRIMHKMGLHGKSFIPLVMGFGCNVPAIMATRTIENRNNRILTMLINPFMSCSARLPVYILIIGAFFPEHASLVLFSMYGGGILVAVIVARLFKRLLFKHDDVPFVMELPPYRVPTIRNTLRHMWHKGYQYLKKMGGIILVASVIIWFLGYFPQNDILNEQYDTQIEQLELTKLNAFESEKASIQNEIDSLHVEKLSKQQEQTYIGQLGQVIEPVISPLGFDWKMGVSLITGIAAKEIVVSTLAVLYQSEDGNENSAHLISRLRDEQYSNGQKVFTKVNALAFLVFILIYFPCVAVIAAIKKESGSWKWALFTIFYTTSLAWILAFSVNHIGNWLF, from the coding sequence ATGAAGTTATCAGAACTAGCTAATGGCAAGGAAGGCGTTATCGTAAAAGTCAAAGGACATGGAGCCTTTCGGAAGCGCATATTAGAAATGGGTTTTGTTAAAGGTAAGAAGGTGAAAGTTATTAAAAACGCCCCTCTTAAAGATCCTATTGAATATCAAATTCTTGAATACAAAGTATCGCTTCGCAGAAGTGAAGCTGAGTTGATAGAAGTTGTAACCGAAGAAGAAGCTATTGAGCTGGGTTCTCAGGAATATTATGGCACTATTGATGACGAACTGCTAAAAAAATCGGCTACCCACAAACACAAAACAATAAATATTGCATTAGTTGGCAATCCAAATTGCGGAAAGACAACCATTTTTAATTTTGCAAGTGGTGCCAAAGAACATGTTGGAAATTACAGTGGTGTAACTGTTGATTCCAAATTAGCCACTTTTTATCACCGGGGTTATAAATTCAATATTATTGATTTACCGGGAACCTATAGTATTTCAGCCTATACCCCTGAAGAAACCTACGTTAGAGAATATATATTGGGAGAAGCTCCGGATATAATAGTGAACGTTCTGGATAGTTCAAATCTGGAACGAAACCTGTTTTTAACCACTCAGTTAATTGATCTCGACCTTAAAGTTGTAGCTGCATTAAACATGTATGATGAGCTGGAACGTAAAGGAGATGAGTTCGACCATGATAAATTGGGTAAGATGCTGGGGATCCCATTTGTACCTACAGTAGGATCGAAAGGAAGAGGACTCGGCAGATTATTTAATAAGCTGATTGATGTGTACGAAGACAAAGATGATATTGTAAGACACATTCATATCAATTATGGTGAATTACTTGAAAACGCTATTGAAAGAATTCAGCCGCATTTGAAGATTCAGAGTGGAGATCTGAAAAACAGGATGTCCCCCCGTTATATTGCAATCAGAGCACTTGAGAAGGATAATCAACTACTTGATTTTCTATCTAAAAAAGAGATCTATAATGATTTGATTGTTGAAATTGACAAACAAATCAATAAAATAGAAAAACGAACAGGAGAAGACACCGAAACTTTAATTACCGATGCTAAATTTGGTTTTGTTGCTGGTGCCTTAAAAGAAACATTCAAAGAAAAGCCCCGCACAAGAAGAAGAAAAACTGAATTAATTGATAATGTGTTAACTCATAAATATCTGGGTTTTCCTTTCTTTATCTTTTTCATGTGGTTCATGTTCATGACCACATTTCGTTTAGGTGAATATCCTATGAACTGGATTGATGCCGGTGTTGGTACTCTTTCTGATTTTCTTACCAACGTAATGCCCGAGGGTTCATTTAAGCATTTGTTGATTGATGGAATTATTGGTGGAGTTGGAGGAGTAATTATTTTTCTTCCTAACATCCTTATTCTATTCCTGTTTATTTCATTTATGGAAGATACAGGTTATATGGCTCGTGCAGCCTTTATTATGGACCGTATCATGCACAAAATGGGATTACATGGCAAGTCGTTTATTCCTCTTGTAATGGGATTTGGTTGTAATGTGCCTGCTATTATGGCGACACGTACTATCGAAAATCGAAACAACCGAATTTTGACGATGCTGATTAATCCGTTTATGTCGTGTAGTGCTAGGTTACCTGTTTACATTTTAATTATTGGTGCTTTCTTCCCTGAACATGCCAGCCTGGTATTGTTTTCGATGTATGGTGGTGGGATTTTAGTTGCTGTAATTGTAGCCCGATTATTTAAACGATTATTATTTAAGCATGATGATGTGCCATTTGTAATGGAACTTCCACCCTATCGTGTGCCTACCATACGAAATACATTACGCCATATGTGGCACAAAGGGTATCAGTATTTGAAAAAGATGGGAGGAATTATTCTGGTAGCTTCAGTTATCATTTGGTTTCTTGGATACTTCCCTCAAAATGACATATTAAATGAGCAATACGACACCCAAATTGAACAGTTAGAATTAACTAAATTGAATGCCTTTGAAAGCGAGAAGGCATCGATTCAGAATGAAATTGATTCATTGCATGTAGAGAAACTGAGTAAGCAACAGGAACAAACATACATTGGTCAATTAGGACAGGTTATTGAACCCGTTATCTCTCCTCTTGGATTCGACTGGAAAATGGGTGTTAGTCTAATTACCGGAATTGCAGCTAAAGAGATAGTTGTAAGCACCCTGGCTGTTCTGTACCAAAGCGAAGATGGAAATGAAAACAGTGCTCATTTGATAAGTCGTTTGAGAGATGAGCAATATTCTAACGGACAAAAAGTATTTACCAAAGTGAATGCCTTGGCATTTTTGGTATTTATACTGATATATTTCCCTTGTGTAGCTGTAATTGCTGCCATAAAGAAAGAATCCGGCAGTTGGAAATGGGCTTTGTTTACTATTTTTTACACCACCAGTCTTGCCTGGATCTTAGCATTTTCGGTGAACCATATTGGAAACTGGTTGTTTTAA